Part of the Paenibacillus terrae HPL-003 genome is shown below.
CGCAACAGACGGCTTTTGTTCGATATAATATGTGGAGGGATCACTTCCATTGACTTGAAGTGGACGAAATAGTGAATGCAGCAAAGGGTCCATCCATCGCTCACTCCTGTCTCAGCACGTAGTGGAAATAAATATAGCTCTATGTATGGGGTATTTTCGCAATAAATCCTAGCATACAAAAAGGACGTTTCTGCCCGAAACGCCCGTGCTTGTTTTTATACGACCAAAAATTCTGCTTTGCTCTCACATTCCTTGCACTTCACCGGAGGGTCCCAATCCGAAAATTTCGTTTCCTTGAGATCGACGACATCCGGTGCATCCTCGTATTCATCGACGAACATATCAATTGCCAGTTCCACATGCTCTTTACATACCACGTACATCCCAGTTGCATCCCTTTCCGTATATGAAGCTCTTTCTGTTGTAGGTGTGTCAAAACCGCCTTCTTTTGTTCTACCACACTTGACGCGGAAAGGAAAGAGCCGGTCCTCTATCTCTGACGTTTGGTTTTAAAAATGAGAAAATTAGTGACATTCAAGTCCTCGCGAAAATGGGGATATTTCTCCAACATCTCGGCAGACGGCTTGGGTTCGACCATCCCTTCCAACAGCAAACCTGACTCAATAACGGCCTGTACATAGCTGCCCAGTGTGCGGTGAAAGTACAAGAGCTTTTCCTCCTGATCATAAGGCATATCTTGCTCCAATGCGCCTTCGCTGAAATAGCGGTTAACTTTCCAGTGCAGCTTTTTCCCTGCCTCATCCTTCACCCATCCACTATCCGGCGTCTGAAAGCATGGGTGTAAAATAGAAAAAATAAAGCGGCCCCCTGGCACCAGCAACCGCCGTATTTCCGCAATCGCCTGCTCATAATCCTCCAAGTCCTGTATGACCATATTGGATGCGATCAGGTCAAAGCTTTGATCCCCGAACATCTCCAGCTTCTCCAGATTACCGTGATGATACGTGATCCCCAAATCTGACGGTGTCCGCTTTCTTGCCAGCTCCAGCATTTTCGGCGAATAATCGACACCTTCCACCAGCGCACCCGCCTTGACCATTTTCCGGCTCAGATAACCTTCACCACAGCCGGCATCCAGCACTTTTTTACCCGCGAGGGTGCCCATGCATTGTTGCAATGCAGGATTCAACAGCACTTCGCGAGAGCGATCCCCTTCTTCAGTGTATCTGGCGGTAAAATTCTCTGCATGCATATTCCAGCGTCGAATGGCCTCTTCCGTGTCCCACTTATTCATATTCATCTCCTTCTTTCTCCTGTATTTATGAATCCACGCTACTCTACTTTCCGCGTAGGGCCATAGATTCTACACTCATTCCTACATTTTTTCAATAACAACGCTTACAATATTAAAATATCTAATTATGACATGATTTTCCCATTAATTATATAGGTATTCTATAATGGAATAGTATGGTAGTATCTCAATGGAAAGCGCTTTCAAAAATAACTTTGTAAAGGGGCCTGCCTGTTATGTTAAAACGAAGACCCGTTTCATTGCTGTCGTTGACGCTTGCCATCACTCTATTATTATCCATGTTTGCGTCCGTTGCCGCTGCTGCCGAATCTGACGGACAAGCACCTCAAGCCACCGCTGCAAGCAGTATGCAATCGTATGTGGAAGCCATGCAGCCGGGATGGAATTTAGGAAATTCTCTGGATGCTGTCGGAGCAGATGAGACAGCCTGGGGCAATCCGCGTATTACCCAGGCGTTGATCAAGCAAATTGCTGCCCAAGGGTACAAAAGTATTCGTATTCCGGTTACCTGGGATAAACACATAGGAGCAGCACCGAATTATACCGTTGACGCTGCCTACATGAACCGTGTGGATGAGGTTGTTCGCTGGGCACTGGATGCCAATCTGTACGTCATGCTCAATGTCCATCATGATTCATGGTTATGGGTCAGCAGTATGGAGCCCAAGCATGATGAAGTGCTGGCTCGTTATAACGCATTATGGACACAAATTGCCAATCGCTTTAAAGATCAGCCAAACAAGCTGATGTTCGAGAGCATTAACGAACCCCGTTTCTCCGAAGGAGGAACGACGAATGAAGCGAAAATGAACCAGATGCTCCAAGAACTGAATGTTTCCTTCCACAAAATTGTCCGCGCCTCTGGCGGTAATAATGCAACCCGCCCACTTGTTCTGCCCGGCCTGGATACTTCACCTGCCCAGAACAAAATCAACGAACTGTACAACACGATAACCAAGCTGAACGATCCCAACCTGATTGCGACCATTCACTATTATGGCTATTGGCCTTTTAGTGTGAATATTGCCGGATATACTACATTTGAGAAAGATACCAAAAACGATATAATTCAAACCTTTGATAATGCCTATAACACCTTTGTAGCCAAGGGCATTCCGGTCATCGTCGGTGAATTCGGCCTGCTCGGCTTCGATAAAAATACAGGCGTTATTGAACAAGGTGAAAAGCTGAAATTCTTTGAATACCTGACTTATTATATGAAAGAGAAAAAAGTAACAGGCATCCTCTGGGATAACGGCCAACATTTTAACCGCACAACGTTCAAGTGGTCCGATCCTGAACTCTTTAATGTCATGAAATCCAGCTTAAAAGGACGTTCCTCCAATGCAGTCAGTGACCTCATTCACTTGAAGAAAGGCACTTCCGTTCAGGATGCCAAGGTCACTTTAAACCTGAACGGCAATCAGTTGAGCACACTCAGCGCCAATAGCAAGCAACTGAAACAGGGTACCGACTACACACTGAGCGGAGATAAATTAACCTTGAAGGCCAGCTTGCTTACCGGCCTAACCACTTCCGGTAAATATGGTGAGAATGCAGTAATTAACGCCAAGTTTAATAAGGGGGCAGACTGGAATTTTAAAGTAGTCGTGTATGATACACCAAAATTAAGCGCTACCGAGGGTACTACGCAAACCTTTACCATTCCAACGGACTTCCGTGGCAGCCAGCTTGCCACAATGGAAGCTGTTTATACCAATGGCGGCAATGCCGGACCGCAGGACTGGACACCGTATAAGGAATTTGGCAACACCTTTGCCCCTGCCTATGATAGCAATGGCATCAAGCTGCTGCCTGAATTTTTTAACAGTGTAAAGGATGGTGAAGTCACGCTGAAGTTCCATTTCTGGAGCGGCGATGTGGTAACATACAAGATTACCAAGAGCGGAACCCGTGTGACGGGAACAGCATCCTAAGCTAAAACACAACCGACAAACTGAAAAGGCGTTCCCGGAAAATGAGCCGGAGAACGCCTTTTTTATCGTTATACCTATAAGTTAAACCTTAGCCTTCCGGCTTATCCGTTAATCTCAACGTCACCGTTTCTTCCTTGCCTGCCCGGTAAAAGGTAACTTTCAGCTCGTCGCCAATCTTCTTGTTATCGTACAAGTAGCGGCGCAAATCAAGCGTGGAGTTAATCGGTTCACTATCGAACGCGGTAATGACATCGTTCAGCTTCAAGCCCGCCTCCTTGGCAGGGCCGTGAGCCTCCAGAACAACCGCACCGTCCTTTACGGTGTCAGGCAACTTGA
Proteins encoded:
- a CDS encoding CxxH/CxxC protein, translating into MYVVCKEHVELAIDMFVDEYEDAPDVVDLKETKFSDWDPPVKCKECESKAEFLVV
- a CDS encoding class I SAM-dependent methyltransferase — its product is MNKWDTEEAIRRWNMHAENFTARYTEEGDRSREVLLNPALQQCMGTLAGKKVLDAGCGEGYLSRKMVKAGALVEGVDYSPKMLELARKRTPSDLGITYHHGNLEKLEMFGDQSFDLIASNMVIQDLEDYEQAIAEIRRLLVPGGRFIFSILHPCFQTPDSGWVKDEAGKKLHWKVNRYFSEGALEQDMPYDQEEKLLYFHRTLGSYVQAVIESGLLLEGMVEPKPSAEMLEKYPHFREDLNVTNFLIFKTKRQR
- a CDS encoding cellulase family glycosylhydrolase, with protein sequence MLKRRPVSLLSLTLAITLLLSMFASVAAAAESDGQAPQATAASSMQSYVEAMQPGWNLGNSLDAVGADETAWGNPRITQALIKQIAAQGYKSIRIPVTWDKHIGAAPNYTVDAAYMNRVDEVVRWALDANLYVMLNVHHDSWLWVSSMEPKHDEVLARYNALWTQIANRFKDQPNKLMFESINEPRFSEGGTTNEAKMNQMLQELNVSFHKIVRASGGNNATRPLVLPGLDTSPAQNKINELYNTITKLNDPNLIATIHYYGYWPFSVNIAGYTTFEKDTKNDIIQTFDNAYNTFVAKGIPVIVGEFGLLGFDKNTGVIEQGEKLKFFEYLTYYMKEKKVTGILWDNGQHFNRTTFKWSDPELFNVMKSSLKGRSSNAVSDLIHLKKGTSVQDAKVTLNLNGNQLSTLSANSKQLKQGTDYTLSGDKLTLKASLLTGLTTSGKYGENAVINAKFNKGADWNFKVVVYDTPKLSATEGTTQTFTIPTDFRGSQLATMEAVYTNGGNAGPQDWTPYKEFGNTFAPAYDSNGIKLLPEFFNSVKDGEVTLKFHFWSGDVVTYKITKSGTRVTGTAS